In [Leptolyngbya] sp. PCC 7376, a genomic segment contains:
- a CDS encoding IS982 family transposase: MLSLDALFCDVDDFCPVFEPQWHQELLSSCKRYRHRSRSLSLSEVMTILIAFHQSHYRNFKYFYLLMMRHYWQKAFPKAVSYQRFVAWMPSSLVPLCAYLCDCYGDCTGISFIDATSIKVCHNRRIVQHRVFNGHAARGKTSVGWFFGFKLHLVINDRGELLHVQITPGNIDDRKPVVELLRNLFSKVFGDKGYVSQALAQHLKEEHDVMLIAKPRRNMKNHLMLWQDTFIARKRALIETVIDQLKNISQIEHSRHRSPANFCVNLLCGLIASCHQPKTPSLQLN, from the coding sequence ATGCTTAGTTTAGACGCTTTATTTTGTGACGTTGACGATTTCTGCCCAGTCTTTGAACCTCAGTGGCATCAAGAATTACTTAGCTCTTGCAAAAGGTATCGTCACCGTTCTAGAAGCCTAAGCTTGAGTGAGGTGATGACGATACTCATCGCTTTTCATCAATCTCACTATCGTAATTTCAAGTATTTCTATCTCCTGATGATGCGACACTATTGGCAAAAAGCCTTTCCCAAAGCAGTGAGTTATCAACGCTTTGTGGCATGGATGCCCTCCAGCTTAGTGCCTCTATGTGCCTATTTATGTGACTGTTATGGAGATTGCACAGGCATTAGTTTCATTGATGCCACCAGTATCAAAGTTTGTCACAATCGCCGTATTGTCCAACATCGAGTCTTTAACGGTCATGCCGCTAGAGGTAAAACCTCTGTTGGGTGGTTCTTTGGCTTCAAACTCCATCTGGTCATTAATGATCGGGGAGAATTACTTCATGTACAAATCACTCCTGGCAATATTGATGACAGAAAGCCTGTCGTCGAACTGTTACGGAATTTATTCAGCAAAGTCTTTGGAGATAAGGGCTATGTGTCCCAAGCTCTGGCACAACATCTCAAAGAAGAACATGATGTGATGTTAATTGCTAAACCTCGCCGCAATATGAAGAATCACTTGATGCTCTGGCAAGATACATTCATCGCTCGTAAACGAGCTTTGATTGAAACCGTGATTGACCAACTGAAGAACATTTCTCAGATTGAGCACTCTAGGCATCGTAGTCCAGCGAACTTCTGCGTCAATTTGCTCTGTGGCTTGATTGCCTCTTGTCATCAGCCTAAGACACCTTCTCTCCAACTCAATTAG
- a CDS encoding class I SAM-dependent methyltransferase produces MVIARILEPEVMDDPAEAIAYDAMDFSDVNQDFANVVVATYPQPTATVLDLGTGTARIPIFVAEQRPQWQIIAADLAPSMLAVGQKNVDAAGFTSQIQLQLADSKDLRFGDRYFDVIMSNSLIHHLPDPLPCFQEMRRLLKPGGAIILRDLFRPTSVAKIDKIIAGVDDADFDAHQLKLFRDSLFAAFTIDEIQAIANQTGLATANVEQTSERHWTLIFVDEQ; encoded by the coding sequence ATGGTTATTGCGCGTATTTTGGAACCGGAAGTGATGGATGATCCCGCTGAGGCGATCGCCTATGATGCGATGGATTTTTCCGATGTAAATCAAGATTTTGCAAATGTAGTGGTCGCAACTTACCCGCAGCCTACTGCAACGGTTTTAGATTTGGGGACAGGTACGGCGAGAATTCCAATTTTTGTCGCTGAGCAACGCCCGCAATGGCAAATTATTGCCGCTGATTTAGCACCATCGATGTTGGCCGTAGGTCAAAAAAATGTTGATGCGGCAGGTTTCACCTCCCAAATACAGTTGCAATTAGCGGACTCGAAAGACTTACGATTTGGCGATCGCTATTTTGATGTCATTATGTCGAATAGTTTGATTCACCACTTGCCAGATCCGCTGCCTTGTTTCCAGGAGATGCGACGGCTATTGAAACCTGGTGGAGCAATTATTTTGCGAGATCTCTTCCGACCAACTAGTGTCGCGAAAATTGACAAAATTATTGCAGGTGTTGATGATGCTGATTTTGATGCTCACCAACTAAAGCTCTTTCGAGATTCGCTATTTGCCGCATTTACGATTGATGAAATTCAGGCGATCGCGAATCAAACAGGCTTAGCTACTGCCAACGTTGAACAAACATCTGAACGTCACTGGACATTGATTTTTGTTGATGAACAATAG